A window of Methylomonas sp. 11b genomic DNA:
TTTCAGTTTGCAGGGCAAAATTCAACAATTGGGCGGTGTAGCCGTTCAAGATTCCGGAGCATGGGGGGCTTGGGCAAAAATATTCATGGCCGGCGCGATATTGTTAGGTAAACAAGCTGCGCTAAAGGCCTTGCGCGAGGGCGAATTAACCGGCTTCGAGGAATATGAAAAAGTATTGCAGGATCATGAACTGCCATCGGACATTCGCGCTTTGATCGAAACAAAACTTCTGCCTGCTCAGCAAAGACATATGCGCACCTTGGACAGCCTGTTGGTTGCAGTAATGGCCTAGATAAACCGTTTCAGATGCATGAATGCCTAGTCTTCGATTATGTATCCATGCACCTGAAAAATCCGCAGACAAACATCAACTACTTGCGCGTCCAAACTAATCCCGCGTTGGCTGATAATTTCCGTTAGCGCCGCTTCAATGCCCAATGCTGGGCGATAAGGCCGATGCGAGGCCATCGCTTCGACTATATCCGCGACCGCCAGTATCTTGGATTCCAGTAGCAAATCGTCGCCATGCAGTCCAAGCGGATAGCCGGAGCCATCGATCCGTTCGTGGTGTTGACGGATAATTTCGGCAATGGGCCAAGGAAAGCTCACATCTTTCAGAATATTGAAACCGATAACCGGATGCTCTTTAATCAAGCCAAATTCCATGGCGGTCAAGCGCCGGGGCTTAGCCAGGATTTCCGCCGGCACGCCGATTTTACCCAGATCGTGTATCGTCGCCGCCAGATGCAGGCCGTGTATCCTCTCGGCGTCCAGGCCAAATTCGGTGGCGATTTTTGTGCAAATATTGGCGACGCGCCGTTGATGACCGCCGGTGTAGGAATCGCGCTCTTCGCCGGTATCGGCAATCACCTGTATGGTTTTCTCCAGGCTTTCCCGTAGCTGCTCTTGATAATCAAATTTGGCAATCGCAGTGCGTAGTGCGGCGATACCGAAGCCGACATCGCCCGAGATTTCCTGCAATAACTGCCGTTCGGCAGGCGACCATTCATCAACCTTGTCGCCATACAGATTCAAACAGGCAACCGCCTGGCTGGATAGTCTGAACGGTAGACAAATCGTCGAGTGATAACCGCGCTGCAAAGCCTGTTCGCGCCAGGGCGTATAGCTGGGATCGGTAGCGATGTTTTCGACGAACTGCACTTTTTCCGAGCGAATCGCCCGACCGGTTGGGCCGTTACCGTGGGCCGTGCTGTCCGACCAGCTAATATTAGCGAGGGTCAAATAGCCGTCATCGTGGCCGTGACAAACTATGGCATCCACGCGTTTGTCCGGTCCGCCATCGGCAAACCCCACCCAGGCCATCCGATAGCCGCCGGTTTCCACCGCAATCCGGCAATATTCGTTTAGCAGGTCGGTTTCGGTGGTGGCTCTGATTAAGGCTACGTTGCTTTCGCTAAGCATTTTCAGGGCTCGCGACGTCGCCCGTAACTCAATCTCGGCCAGATGGCGTTTGGTATTGTCGCGAATATTGCACTGGATCACGTCAATCCCATCGCATTCGTAAATATTGCTGACAAACTCGACCGGAATACTGCGGCCATCTTTCGTCTGCAATGGCAGGTTGTCGTAGCGAATATGACCTTTGGTCTGCAATTCGCTAAACTCGGCCCGGTTCAGTGCGCTATCCCTGAACACGCCAATGTCCCACAGCTTTTTCCCCAGAAACTCCTCGTGCGAGTAGCCGAGCAATTGCATCAGGAAAGGATTCACTTCTTCGATAGTGCCGGTTTCCGCGTTCAGCAGCAAGATGCCGTCCTGCGCGGTTTCGAACAGCCGGCGAAAGCGCGCTTCCGAAAATCGTAAGGCTTTATCGGCTGCCAGCAGTGTCGCGGCATAGTCTTCAGCTGTTTGCATCGGTGACGCCAAGGTTGTTTGCAGGATTGATCCGGTTATGGATTATGGGGTAATCGTGTCAGCTACATATTTTTGCGCACTTCGAAAAACCGTCATCCCCGTACAGGCGGGGATGACGGAAAAAGGGCTTTAGCGCTGCCGACCCCTTCTATCCTTTCTGTCCCTTCTATTCCGTCTAACACCGCGCATCGCGATGCGCCTGCCCGGACTGACAAACTAAAAATGGTAATGCGCACCCAAACCGACGTATTCCACTTTGTCTTTATAAAACTGGCCGCTGGGCGAATAGCCGTTGAAGTATTCGACCATCAGCTGTAGCTTGCGTCCCAGGACTTTGGAATTGTCGAATTCCACACCGGCTCTCGCCGAAATATCGGTGCTCCAGTTGTTTTGGTCGTAATTCTTGATGTCGGCGGCAATGATCGGGCGCATCGATGCAAAATCCAGACGCCATGGGCTTCTGAACTCGATACCGTATTGCGCGGACCATTTTCGTAATGCGGAAGGTTCTCTATGAAACAAACCGCCACCGCCGCCGTAGATGCGCACGCCATAGGGCAGCTCATACGACAGCTTTAAGTCCACACCTTCGTAACTTAAATTAACCCGCTCGAATGTGGTGTTGACCTTGCGCAGCAAAAACTCGTCTCCCAAATGCGAACTCTGATGATACAAACGGCCGAATGCGGAAAACTGCCCGGTGCGCACACTGGAGTAAATCGAGGCAATAAAATCGGTATTCACCAGGTCGGCTGACGAGGCATCCAGGTTGAAGTCGCTGAACACGCCGGCCTGCAAACCGGCTTCCCATTGCGCCGTGGAATTGCCGATATTGGCCCGATAAAACGGAATGGTTTCGCCAAAGCTGACCGACGCGATATTTCGACCGTCAAAGTTATTACTTTGGTAATTACGATAAGCCGCGGAAAAATGCGCCCAGCGCGGATCGGCCAATAAGGCTTTGAACAAATGCCCGGTCGGCAGCAGTCCGGTCGGTAACACCAAGGTCTCGGCTGTAGTCAGCGTTGTTGGATTTGCATCAAGCGCGGCGGCCTCTTTGGCATTTACCTCAGTGGTTTCGGCTATTTTCACGGCATTAACGCCGGGAATCTCCGCCAAGACTTTACTGGCCTGGGCGCGCTCCGCGCCTGACATCCCGGCAGCGGGCAAGGTAATGACACCATCTTTTACCGTCAACGCCGGCATATCGAGCTTTAAATTATGTTTCATCGCGGCAGCGGCATAGCCGGCGATATAAGCATCATCGGCCGGCGTAGCCTGCGCCATGGGTGCGGACAGCAACAAAAGGCCCGCTAAGCTGCTTAGTGAATAATGCCTCATTGTTTACTCGGCACGCTGGTTTTAACCAACAATTCGTTTTGTACCGACTTCACATGTTCCTGGCTGCTGACCAAGCCAATCGCTTTACCGACCAGTTGTTCGGAATCCACCGTGCCGCGCAAGGTGACTACGCCGTTTACTGTCGTCACGTCAATTGGTACCAGTTTCAAAAAGTCGTCGTTTAGCAAGGCTGTCTTAACTTTGGCGGTAATCACCGAGTCGTCAAAATATTCGCCGGTTGCTTTAGTACTATCCACTACCGCTTCCTTGGCCGCATCAATGCGTTTTTCGGAGTTATTGATGGCTTGATCGATTTGTTTACCGGCTTTTTCCAGAGCATCGTTGGAGGATTCGGCAGCTTTATCGATCGATGCGCCGGCTTGTTCTGCTTTCTGTACTACCGATTCTTTCGCGGCGTCGATTTTTTGCCCGGCCTTTTCGGAGCTTTGTTCGATTTTTTGTCCAGCATTTTCCACGGCTTTATCCACTTTTTGTCCGGCTTTTTCCGCCTGACCTTCCGGCTGGCAAGCAGCCAGCCCTAAAGCGACTGACAAGCAAGCCAGGGCAAATAGTTTGCTGGTGAAGAGTTTATAGAGGTATTCGGAGTGAGGGTTCATGGCTTATTCCTTGGGGATGGGTGTTTACGGAAAACGTGCCGACTCAGCATGCGATAAGGAACATTCGTAAGTAGTTAGCTGATCCGGCGGTTTGAAAGCGAATTTCGATTCTAGGGGCAAAGCCGGGAACAGTCTGTACGCTGGCGAACATTGGCTGGATATGGGCGCTGAAGTGGCCTTAATTGCGGATATTTATAGGTCGTGCCCGCCCGGATTGGCTGCCGGGCGAGGTCTTAACGGTTTTGCGGGATTGACGGCAAAAAGCAGCTGCGCGCCGGGTTAACGACTAGCCTACACAATAAGCCGCCAACTAATCACGTGCAGCAGATTCAGTCTTTTCAACCGGAAATAACTTCTCAAACTCCTCGGCGGTCACCGCTTTCGAGAATAAATAGCCTTGCCCGTAATCGCAACCGGCCTTAATCAGTAAATCGCGTTGCTCTGCCGTTTCCACTCCTTCCGCAATCACTTTCATACCCAGTACGTGCGCCATCGCGATAATCGCTTCACAGAGCGCCATATCGGTGGAGTCGGCTAGCAAATTTGAGACAAACGCTTGGTCTATCTTCAAAAAATCAATGTGATATTTTTTTAAATACGACAACGAGGAATAGCCGGTGCCGAAATCGTCCAAAGACGTCTGCACGCCGGCATCTTTAAACGCTGTCAATTTATCGGCGACGATACTGGAATTATCCAACAATAGTCCTTCGGTAATTTCCACGGCAATACAGCCGCCAGGCAAACCCAATCGGTTTAAGTGTTCAAACCAATCGGCCATTTTGTCGCTATTATTGTGAAACTGTGCCGGAGATTTATTGATACTGATCTGAAACATGGAGTGGTAATTAACGCGCCACTTGGCCACTTGGTTGGCTACTTGATGGAACACCCAGGAACCTATTTCGGTGATCAGACCGCTGTCTTCCGCTATCGGAATAAACTCGGCGGGACTAACCAGCCCCCGCGTGGGATGTTGCCAACGCACCAGCGCCTCGGCTTTTTTGATTTCGCCCGTCGCCAAATCCACAATCGGTTGATAGGCTACCCAGATTTGACTATCGGTCAAGGCATGTCTAAGGTCGTTGGTTAGCCGTAATCTAATCTCGGCAGCCTCCTGCATGGCCGGCGTGAAATAGCAAAAACGGCTGCGGCCCAAGTCTTTGGCGGCATACATGGCCTGATCGGCCTTCTTCAGCAACTCTTCCATCGTCTCCGCATCATCCGGGTATAAGGCAATGCCGATACTGACCGACACATAGCAACGTTCGTTATTGAGTTGAAACGGTGCCGTCATGGTGCGCAACATGGCCTGCGCAACCCGGTCGATGCTGTTCATCTCATGCAGTTCGCTCATGATCAGCGTAAATTCATCGCCGCCGGGTCGCGCCAAGGTGTCGGTGTCGCGAATACAACTCATCAGGCGTTGCGTGGTTTCCTTCAGCAATCTATCCCCGACATCGTGGCCCAAGGTATCGTTGATGTCTTTGAAATGATCCAGATCCATGAACATCAAGGCCAGCTTTTGATGCTCGCGGTGCGATTTGTTAATCGCCCGCCGCAAACGGTCCAGAAACATGCGTCGATTCGCCAAACCGGTCAGCGGATCGATGTTAGCTTGTTGATGAATCAGCTCTTCGGCGCGGCGCTGTTCGGTGATGTCCGACGCCATCGCCACGCGGCGAATTTCCTGGCCATTGTCGGCATACACGGTGCTAATGGACAAACGCCCCAGATATTCCTCGCCATTTTTACGCTG
This region includes:
- a CDS encoding BON domain-containing protein, with amino-acid sequence MNPHSEYLYKLFTSKLFALACLSVALGLAACQPEGQAEKAGQKVDKAVENAGQKIEQSSEKAGQKIDAAKESVVQKAEQAGASIDKAAESSNDALEKAGKQIDQAINNSEKRIDAAKEAVVDSTKATGEYFDDSVITAKVKTALLNDDFLKLVPIDVTTVNGVVTLRGTVDSEQLVGKAIGLVSSQEHVKSVQNELLVKTSVPSKQ
- a CDS encoding sensor domain-containing protein, giving the protein MKKRHDGSNSNGELRQRAERQLVETAPVNVNEPQLKLVHELQVHQIELQMQNEALQEARTRTEQALLRYAELFDFAPLAYFTLSKEGSVQQTNFNGERLLGVERYKITGRHFANIVASEYRAVFNGFLEKVFANPGAQHCEIVLEPGGHTTWVTIEAIADSDRQTCLAAIVDISERKNNEQELQLAATVYLAIEEAIMVADTNHKIIAVNPAFTKLTGYSPAEAIGQTTSLLKSSRQDDAFFIEMWKQLNSTGQWHGEIWNQRKNGEEYLGRLSISTVYADNGQEIRRVAMASDITEQRRAEELIHQQANIDPLTGLANRRMFLDRLRRAINKSHREHQKLALMFMDLDHFKDINDTLGHDVGDRLLKETTQRLMSCIRDTDTLARPGGDEFTLIMSELHEMNSIDRVAQAMLRTMTAPFQLNNERCYVSVSIGIALYPDDAETMEELLKKADQAMYAAKDLGRSRFCYFTPAMQEAAEIRLRLTNDLRHALTDSQIWVAYQPIVDLATGEIKKAEALVRWQHPTRGLVSPAEFIPIAEDSGLITEIGSWVFHQVANQVAKWRVNYHSMFQISINKSPAQFHNNSDKMADWFEHLNRLGLPGGCIAVEITEGLLLDNSSIVADKLTAFKDAGVQTSLDDFGTGYSSLSYLKKYHIDFLKIDQAFVSNLLADSTDMALCEAIIAMAHVLGMKVIAEGVETAEQRDLLIKAGCDYGQGYLFSKAVTAEEFEKLFPVEKTESAARD
- a CDS encoding DUF2383 domain-containing protein → MSHIPLINSLLQNELSAVAAYQQALNKFRKQTALGEMDVLMSSFEEHKAAIFSLQGKIQQLGGVAVQDSGAWGAWAKIFMAGAILLGKQAALKALREGELTGFEEYEKVLQDHELPSDIRALIETKLLPAQQRHMRTLDSLLVAVMA
- a CDS encoding DUF1207 domain-containing protein; its protein translation is MRHYSLSSLAGLLLLSAPMAQATPADDAYIAGYAAAAMKHNLKLDMPALTVKDGVITLPAAGMSGAERAQASKVLAEIPGVNAVKIAETTEVNAKEAAALDANPTTLTTAETLVLPTGLLPTGHLFKALLADPRWAHFSAAYRNYQSNNFDGRNIASVSFGETIPFYRANIGNSTAQWEAGLQAGVFSDFNLDASSADLVNTDFIASIYSSVRTGQFSAFGRLYHQSSHLGDEFLLRKVNTTFERVNLSYEGVDLKLSYELPYGVRIYGGGGGLFHREPSALRKWSAQYGIEFRSPWRLDFASMRPIIAADIKNYDQNNWSTDISARAGVEFDNSKVLGRKLQLMVEYFNGYSPSGQFYKDKVEYVGLGAHYHF
- a CDS encoding HD domain-containing phosphohydrolase; amino-acid sequence: MQTAEDYAATLLAADKALRFSEARFRRLFETAQDGILLLNAETGTIEEVNPFLMQLLGYSHEEFLGKKLWDIGVFRDSALNRAEFSELQTKGHIRYDNLPLQTKDGRSIPVEFVSNIYECDGIDVIQCNIRDNTKRHLAEIELRATSRALKMLSESNVALIRATTETDLLNEYCRIAVETGGYRMAWVGFADGGPDKRVDAIVCHGHDDGYLTLANISWSDSTAHGNGPTGRAIRSEKVQFVENIATDPSYTPWREQALQRGYHSTICLPFRLSSQAVACLNLYGDKVDEWSPAERQLLQEISGDVGFGIAALRTAIAKFDYQEQLRESLEKTIQVIADTGEERDSYTGGHQRRVANICTKIATEFGLDAERIHGLHLAATIHDLGKIGVPAEILAKPRRLTAMEFGLIKEHPVIGFNILKDVSFPWPIAEIIRQHHERIDGSGYPLGLHGDDLLLESKILAVADIVEAMASHRPYRPALGIEAALTEIISQRGISLDAQVVDVCLRIFQVHGYIIED